Genomic segment of Siniperca chuatsi isolate FFG_IHB_CAS linkage group LG16, ASM2008510v1, whole genome shotgun sequence:
TTCAACAGGTTTTCCCTGTATGGAGCTGTATTTTCAACCCAATGTGTTGTTCCCCTTGAGGTTTCTTGCATGAGAGGCATACCAGTGCATGTATATAAAAATCAATCAGGCAGCATCCGACCACCAAAATACACAGTCAATCAGAGCTCGTATTCCAGAAGGTAATGCATATCATGTCAGTCCTGCTATCAGGCAGACATTACTGTAACTGTAGAATTAGTTGTGCACAGGTTCCCTCTGCGGAGGTTGTGTTAAACCTCTCCTGCGGCAGGTTTCTGCAGTGGCTGCTGTCCGAGGGCACAGGCACGGCGCTGTCAGACGAGCAAGGAGATGTGCAGGCGAGAGGCATCCCTGGTGACTAGCATGGCCTCTTTTCATCATgtgcctccctcctctctttgaACAAACACAAGGGCTCAGGGCTGGGATCTGTCAGAGGTCCACCACTCACAGAGAAAGGGGAATTGTGTTGCTGCAAGACTACTGAAACTCCAAATTCATTACCACTTTGCCTGGTGAACTAAGGGAtgcatgtattgttttgttctgAAACAACTTTACAGCACAGAAAGGGCTGATCTCTACTTctgatgtgaaaaaagttgGGAGAATTCAcaagaaaagctgaaaatgaGATAAGTCTGAGTATGTCCCTTTTATCACTGGTTTATTTATACTGGTAAACatcaaacagaaacaacagcaaaatcAAGATCTGACGTCCTCCCATACTTCTGATTATCGTTTCTCTTACATCAACAAGTTCATTTACAATGGTTGTCATCGGCGTGACATGATAACATCAGTAAGTAAAAAATATGGGAATGAACCATTGCTCTGGATCTCATCCACACGTAGTATCAGATTACTTCTCGCACCTGTCATGCTGTTGGTGTTGGTTCAATTGTCGCTCAAATCAGTCATGACAGGAATCCTATCAGAGTTGAGTCTTTATGTAATtatgtgataaaaatgtatcGATTCAAACCGGAGGGCAGTATTAGGCTGAGTCGACTTGTGCCACAAAAATACTGCATTGTGCTGTGTCTGGGGGTGTCGAGATGAAACGATGGAGCGCTGTCTGTCTACTACATTCTGTTCCAACACCTCTGGGATGTAAAGCACATTCGTAATCTCTCCAAACCACCGCCAAGGTAATTAAGACATGTCACCGTTTGTCTGAGCCGGTAGACAAGAATCATGTTCAGTCTACAGAGATTGTATCGCTTTAAGTAACAGGCAATGAGACTGCAAGTataataaccccccccccatgtttctttctttgttataatacagtatgtccagGTTACTGCATTCAATACCACATGAACACTTATGGTTGTATtgagatatacagtatctcacacAACTAAACATTTTTGTACATGAAGTTGTTTTATACATTGTTGTGCCTTTCATCAAAGTTTGATCGAATGTCATTATAAAGCCGACTTTGATAGGTTATAAGGtagaaaacaaatgtgaaacgTTTCCCATAACCCTGTATGCCTGCCTTGCCCCCAAATATATGAGAGAATCTTACAGGTCCCTCAATTGCTCTCAAAAGCTCAAAACAAGGCATAAAATCCTGTCTGTTTCACAACGGGCCAAAAATCCAATCCAAGAAAGCAAGAGAACGCAGGTCATAAACTCCAAATCATAAAGTGCTCTCCAGAAGCCACTCAGACCTGGAGAGCTTGTCCCTGGCCCGGTGAATGTTTGCTGTGCTCTCGAGCTGCGGCAGCTCTCCGCTCATCGACAGGCTCCGCTTAGAGCGCAGACTGACCCCAGTTTTGGGGTAGGCCACATAGCAGCGCTCCCTATATGAGTCTGCATTAAGGGAGTGCCTGCGGTTCACTCTAACTCCCCCTGCAGGCACAGTCATGTAATATTGAGAGGCCAGGTGGGGCCGTGGACCCCTGGGAACAGCAGTCCATTTGGTGGGCTGGCCAGGAACAGCAAGAGCGACGGCGGTGGCCATTTTAACCTCTGACGAGTTATTCCGGTTCATGTTATCGAGCTCAACATCCGCCTGAGCTTCAGCTCGGCGAGCCTCTGAGGGTTTTGGTGGACCACTGAAACGTTTGGGCCTCGGGGCGCCTGGGGATGCCGGGTGCCAGCTGTGACTGGCAGCAGAGGTAGAGACAGTGCAGTCAGGGATGGAAGGTTTGGTGGTGGCTACAACAACCGGCGGTCGCTGCTTGGCTGGCTCTGGGGGCGGCAGGGCAACTCTGACGGAGTCCTTATCATTCTTCTCTGGACGTAGGACCTGCTTGGAGAGGGACTTGGGAATCCCACAGCCCTGTAGCTGTCCATCACTGCTCAGCGACCGAATATCCCCCATCTCTAGAGCCTGACATGACAGGAGAAAAGTATaggaagagggagaagaatGGAAGAAATTCTATTAGACACCCGTGTTTTAATATCAACAGaaataatgaacagaaaaagaacaaaacagagggAGTCATGCCAAACTGACCTTATCTGCATCTCCTTGGTTACACACCCGGTAGCGCACAATGAGGAAGATGATAAAAGCGAGCACTGAGGCCACAATAATCCCTCCAATGATAACCACAATGGTGCCGCCGAGAAACTGGGACTGCATGAAATGGCATCTCAGGTACTGCGGCTCTGTGGTGAAGTGGACACAACCTATCACCCTGGTGGCGGTCAGCGCGGTCACCTGGTCGTCGTAGATGGCCAGCACACACAGGTCATAGTTTGTGCCAGCCGCCAGGTTGTTGACCAGGATGCTCTTACTGGTTGGGGGTATCAttctgtaaaaggaaaaaagctTTGTGAGTTCTGACATAGATTAGGGAGGGTTAAATGAAAGGAGACAGAAGCAAATCAGATTATCCAGCTTATTGTTTTGTAGGGATAAAATGACATGACAATCATTTATCTCTCAGGGGGGCTATTTAAGATCTGTCTGGGCATAAtcttttgtgatttttgattTAGTCTCTCCAGCATCATTACTGATAAAAGGTTGCTTTCAGTCACTGGGGAAGCAGGATACCTCCTTTTGTTCACAACATCAGGATTACAGAGTCGATTCCCTAATGTCTCCTGAATTCAGTAGCCGCTGCCAAACAACATGCGTGTTGTTGACTTTGAAGTTCCTTTGGAAAAAAGGGGTCTGTGTTGACGATCGTATCAAATCACAGTGATTAGTGCCAAATATGGAGTGAAAGAGGGTAGAGATTAAAAAGCAAGCTGTGTATGCCGGTCCGGGTATGTGCGCAGCCTCTGATGCTTTTTGTAAAACACTGGCTGACTACTCTTTCATCTTCCTATCAGTCCGCAGCTTAGTGCTGACattctgttttgattttgttgatCAAGCATTATCAAGGTTTTGCACATAGTAAATGATACACTCCGGCGCGGGGGGATTATGAGTTGAAGAATAAGAAGTCAGATACAGTGCATTAGTCTGTCTTCCTGATAGGATTAATAGACACTACAAATAATCATACCGACAGCCAGGTCCAGTTCTTAATGACTAAATATGCAAAGGGATTTAAGCATTCAAAGTAGGCTATAAAGGTAAAACAAGGGTCAAGGAATTTTTTGAAATATGATTCTAATCAACTTAAGTTTATTTGCATACATTCAGGTTCagatttaagttttgtttaCTAGATTAAACTGTGTTATTTGGCCAGTATTTTAAGAAAAAGAGCAGGTCAGGTCTTTCTGTTTACCTGTAAACCAGTGAATCATCATAGGTGCCATTATATTGGATCTGGAACATGCGTATTCCAGGAATACTCCTCTGGAAGTTAAACTTGACCAGGGCCGAGGTGGACGTGGCCTCAGCAATTACTACTTTCTTCTCCTGGCTCGTCTTCGCATTCCCTAGAGGCAACCCTCCCGCCTCTGCCCCCGTCTTGGTCACTGTGGCGATATCTGATGATCCGGGGTCGGGCTCTCGCTCTGCGACTGTGTTGTTGGTGATATGAGGGAGTTTAGCAATGACCAGATCCACCGTCTGCTGGGCCTCTCCTGCCGGGTTGGAGGCCACGCAGGTGAAGGAACCTGAAACATAAACTAATTAGATTATCGTCCTTCCTGATTTTTATTGTGATATACAGGTAAGTACTGCGGGCCACACATGCATTaaagtatattatatttgaataaatagtttga
This window contains:
- the lrfn5b gene encoding leucine-rich repeat and fibronectin type-III domain-containing protein 5, producing the protein MESLLVYLIVLGVAVKAHKVQVCPKRCVCQVLNPNLATLCDKKGLLFVPPNIDRHTVEMRLGDNFVTSIKRKDFANMTKLVDLTLSRNTIGSIAPHAFKDLENLRALHLDSNRLTRITNDTFSGMSKLHHLNLNNNQLTHIQIGAFNDLTALEELDLSYNNLESAPWVAIQRMSNLHTLNLDHNMLSYIPEGTFSGLQKLKRLDVTSNKLQKLPPDPIFQRAGVLATSGIMGPLSFALSFGGNPLRCNCELLWLRRLRREDDLETCASPQHLAGRYFWTVSEEEFLCEPPLITRHSQELRALEGQSVTLRCKARGDPDPIIHWIAPDGRLMSNSSRAAVHTDGTLDILISTVKDSGSFTCVASNPAGEAQQTVDLVIAKLPHITNNTVAEREPDPGSSDIATVTKTGAEAGGLPLGNAKTSQEKKVVIAEATSTSALVKFNFQRSIPGIRMFQIQYNGTYDDSLVYRMIPPTSKSILVNNLAAGTNYDLCVLAIYDDQVTALTATRVIGCVHFTTEPQYLRCHFMQSQFLGGTIVVIIGGIIVASVLAFIIFLIVRYRVCNQGDADKALEMGDIRSLSSDGQLQGCGIPKSLSKQVLRPEKNDKDSVRVALPPPEPAKQRPPVVVATTKPSIPDCTVSTSAASHSWHPASPGAPRPKRFSGPPKPSEARRAEAQADVELDNMNRNNSSEVKMATAVALAVPGQPTKWTAVPRGPRPHLASQYYMTVPAGGVRVNRRHSLNADSYRERCYVAYPKTGVSLRSKRSLSMSGELPQLESTANIHRARDKLSRSEWLLESTL